gaaaggtgaacctggacctactgaaTGAAttcagggaggaagcaagaatcGGAGCTAAAGcgttgaagagaagggtggagtacaagtacagcTCAAAGTTGAAGCCTCGCCAGTTCCAGGTCGTcgacctggtgatgcggaaGGCCCACCCCTATCAActagagaacaagttatcccccaagtggactggtcctttcagagggacagaggcccttgggaatggggCATACAGGCTTGAGACACTAGAAGGAGGCGCGATTCCTCGTAATGCgaccaacctcaagttttatttcaattaaacaGTAACATTGTACATAGTTCTTATGGGACACTCTTTTTCACTTAtaaggttttttaatgaggtcacccaataaattttgattgaaatattttctcgaaTTTTGTATAATGTAGTTACGAACTTGTTTCccttgcgttagaagtctcgagagtggaaaggtaggttcgtagagaacacctcccccctcgagtgagaacgccaaggttgaacgaaataagttcaccagttaaatcctcctcacCCTTGAGCGAAGACGAGGTCAGTTACGAACTTATTTCccttgcgttagaagtctcgagagtggaaaggtaggttagtagagaacacctcccccatTGAGTGAGAACGTCAAGGctgaacgaaatagttcaccaaataaatcctcctcgcccttgagcgaagatgaggtcagttacgaacttgtttcccttgcgttagaggtctcgagagtggaaaggtaggttcgtagagaacacctcccccctcgagtgagaacgtcAAGGCTGAACGAGATAGTtcaccagataaatcctcctcgcctttgagcgagaaTGAAATCATTTGCGAACCGTTcgcttgggttagaagtctcgagTGGGGAagggtaggttcgtagagaacaccccccccaccccctcgagtgagaacaccAAGAACAAATGAAACAGTTAACCAGATGAGGTCAGTTATAAGTTGTCCCTTGAGTTAGAAGTCTCGAGAGTGGAAAAGGTAGGTTCACAAAGAACACCTCTctccctcgagtgagaacgccaaggctGAACAATCCAGTTCACAGTTAAACCCTCATTTGGCTTTATAAACAAGGGCGGGGTCAGTTCAGGTTAGTAGGCGAACCCCCTACCTAACGGAGCGTATGGTGCGATGGGGCGGGAAGCGCGCTACCTAAGGCACGAGCGTTGTCAAAAGCACTGTTAGAAGCATCGTGGCACGAGGTACAACTAATAATTGAGACAGATAGAAGAGCAGTTTCAGACAAATCAAGATCAATGAGGTTAAAGCAACTAAGAGTGTAAGGCATCCGAACAAGTAAGTTACAAGCGAATAATGTATTAAAAGAAGATATTGTTTATTTGGTAACCAAGTACAAGCTAAGAGGGAAGAGCCTTTTGCACGATCTGCCCGTCTACAACGCAGTTCGATGTTGCAAAGGGCGAGGCGTCCATCTTGGGGTGCGCACAGGCAACCTGAGCAAGGGCGTCCTAAAACCCCGCGGCGTAAGCATCAGCAGCATCCTCAGTTAGCTCAGCCTCAACTTTCTTGAATTCTTCAGCCTGTTGAAGGAGCTCGGCCTCCGCACAACCCAACTGCACTTCTTGATTGATGGATCTTTCTTCAAGCCTCACCATTTTGGCCTTAGTTGCTTCAGCTGCCTCCTCCAACTCGATGGCGTGGGTTCGCAGGGGCAGGATTTTGGCCTCCAGCTCCACGGCCTCTTGACTCTTGTCATGAAGCCATTTGGAGAGGTCCTTTTCAGCTTGGCGGAGGCTGGCCAACTCTTGCTTTAAGGCAATCTCGCAGGTGGTGAACGCACGAGCCAGCAGGGCCATTTCCTCTTTAGCTTTGGCCTCTGCCAATGCCACCTGTTCCTTAACCCTTACCTCAGTCCTACTTATGAGGGCATCAGATTGAGCAAGGAGAGTGCCAAAGTTGAGGCCCAGCCTTTCCCTTGTCCTGGCCTCATCCGAGTCCCCCATCACCCCTGTTTGGAAGCCTTTGAGGGCATGTTGGAGGACAGAGGGCAGTTCGGGGGCGGATGGGGTTGCAAGGGCGCTCTCATCGCCACCTTCAAGGAAGAGGAGACCAGGGGGCGAGGAAGCGCTTGGTGGTTGGCCTCGGAGCGATGCAGGGCGGCTAGCAATGGAGAAGTGGGAGGTCGTCGCCATCACAAGCCTACGCCTCTTAAAGACGGGCAACTCTACGGAGTCCTTGTCAGATTCAATCTCCACCACCCCTTTGTCTTCCTCAAGGGGAGGCGGAGCGGGTGATGCTTGGGCGACAGCAAGAGGGATCGCGACAATAGGAGTGGAAGGAGTGGGGGAAGGCGCAACAACAGAGGTGCCTGCAGCATTGGATGCCCTTTGGCAGCGAGCAAGGGTGCCAACCAGCTTGGCCCGCTTCTCTTTATTCAGCACCATACCTataccaaaattcaaaatacaagaGGTTAGAAAGCAATCCAGAACACAAGGGTAAACATACGAGTATGAAGAGGCAGAATATACAAGCACAATAGTATGGTAACAAGCATAACCAAGCAAGACAGGGTGAAGCCGGTACCAATGTAGCCCTTGAGGGCCTCGACATCATACTCGTGCTTGATCAGTTGAACAGTGTTGAACACTGCTCCCAAGCTAGCAAGGACCTGGCAGAGCTCGCGATCATGGGGAGTTAGTTCCTCAAGAGTCCTCGGTTTCTTGAACTCTAATTTCTTCACCCAATAGAGTGGGAAGCCATCCAGGAGGGTGCAGTCGTGGTCGGTGCAACACACtctaaagaacttccctttgaagTCCTTGTATGATTGTTGGAACAGTGCGAGGAGAACTCTCCCTGCCACGCCATTGAAACTCACCCAGAGATTCTTCCCAGGGCTTttatgttgaacaagatgctttgatgtctccaaatccaaaaggaaagcttgaagaccttgttgctgggtgtgtgtgtgttgtctagttgtttgaaacttgttaattcactccttaagatgatccaagttcatttgaatctttaaccttttgaaaagatgtgttttctaaaaagctgtcaaaaattcaacaggttgttttacctaacaacaggttgttttgccttagctgtttttgaaaaacttggctgactttgctgtcaaaccaaaacaatcgattgtttcgacaaaacaaccgattattttcctgaaaaccttaacagaattatgttaagcgattttaatatgttttaaatgatcctaactaacttggctcctttattaaatgcttttgaccacttggtgggtctatataaaggtggttttacgctcctaatcttgaagtaacagaaagattttatcaaaacagtttttccaagatttgaaagagcttttgatcattcttaagtgtgtggaataggattgggttgtattTTCTGATCTTTAatctttgtaatacccaggtgtattctattcccttcttccttgattactgtatttctgtagttgtgttgccaatgagtgttgtgtgttcttgaggggttcaagatcaacactcttggtgttgtttgccaaaggtagtgtgtttcttgaggggttcaaggtcactactttggtatgtggtgtttgtaatctggttttgattgcatagtggaatacccagtggtttctggggactggatgtagctcttggtgtaagagtgaaccagtataaattgcttgcgtgcttatctcttacccttaactctttaaattctgtttttaagttgtttttataaactgctgataaaaacaaccgattgtttcgaagaaacaaccgattgtttttctgatatcatcttgaaacagttttggttctttgtttctttgatttctttctctgtaattcagcattgattttaattataccttcaaagtttgtgaaaaaccctcttaaacaattcacccccattctcgtttaaggccatatattctaacaattggcatcaagagcttgattcttgaaagttattcaagttttaatcctaaatcttttttaaatggctgaaaagttttcttttggggaaggtgcatgTTTaagcaaaccacctttgttctgtggtatgaaatatgaattgtggtgcataagaatgaaattctttgttgaatctatacatagaaaaatctggaatgttattacaaataactatctcatgcctatatctgaaaatgtttttactgaaagagaacatcttgattgtgtagctatgaacatcattgtatctaCACTTGATTCTAGtgaattgctcaaggtttcagaatgtagttctgccaaaaaaatgtggaatacccttgaagagtatcacaagaatccaaggagtgccttgatggacaaagaagaatcttttgttgaatctttctcttcagaatccagaaaagaggtttgtcttatgacaaaagaagaatCTGGATCAAGTCAAGCTGCAGGGAACAAAAACTGTCAATACTCAAGTGATGAGAGTGAAGAGGAAACATTTAGGTTGCTGTTTAAGAAATTCAGCAAGTCcctaaagaagagaaacaacaaaagtgactcattcaacaggtatgataacaagaaacctattgagtttaacactaacaaatatacatgctttggatgtggtgaacagggtcatattaaaactgaatgtcccaa
The window above is part of the Phaseolus vulgaris cultivar G19833 unplaced genomic scaffold, P. vulgaris v2.0 scaffold_16, whole genome shotgun sequence genome. Proteins encoded here:
- the LOC137817109 gene encoding uncharacterized protein, whose product is MIPVEIQDSSPRFLNFVAEESNEERKVNLDLLNEFREEARIGAKALKRRVEYKYSSKLKPRQFQVVDLVMRKAHPYQLENKLSPKWTGPFRGTEALGNGAYRLETLEGGAIPRNATNLKFYFN